The following proteins are co-located in the Amycolatopsis tolypomycina genome:
- a CDS encoding ParA family protein encodes MNPPPSDSTETSHDVGWTPIAEEAARAARLLHPKEGSLPRPARRRVMTVANQKGGVGKTTSTVNLAAALALHGLKTLVVDLDPQGNASTALDVDHRSGTPSIYEVLIGEVTLAEAAQPTEQSPNLFCVPATIDLAGAEIELVSMASRESRLKEAISSEILDEIGVDYVLIDCPPSLGLLTVNAMVAAQEVLIPIQCEYYALEGLGQLLSNIELVQQHLNRELRVSTILLTMYDGRTKLADQVTNEVRNHFGDTVLKTVIPRSVKVSEAPGYGQTVLAYDPGSRGAMSYVDAAKEIAERGAQMEKGSST; translated from the coding sequence GTGAATCCCCCGCCGTCCGACTCCACGGAGACCAGCCACGACGTGGGCTGGACCCCGATCGCCGAAGAAGCCGCCCGCGCCGCGCGTCTGCTGCACCCGAAGGAAGGGTCGCTTCCCCGGCCTGCACGTCGCCGCGTGATGACCGTCGCCAACCAGAAGGGCGGCGTCGGCAAGACCACGAGCACGGTCAACCTCGCGGCCGCCCTCGCGCTCCACGGGCTCAAGACGCTCGTCGTCGACCTCGACCCGCAGGGCAACGCCAGCACCGCGCTCGACGTCGACCACCGGTCCGGGACGCCCTCCATCTACGAGGTGCTCATCGGTGAGGTGACGCTGGCCGAGGCGGCCCAGCCGACCGAGCAGTCCCCCAACCTCTTCTGCGTCCCCGCGACGATCGACCTCGCCGGCGCCGAGATCGAGCTGGTCTCGATGGCGTCCCGCGAGTCCCGGCTCAAGGAGGCCATCTCCTCGGAGATCCTCGACGAGATCGGCGTCGACTACGTCCTCATCGACTGCCCGCCGTCGCTGGGCCTGCTGACCGTCAACGCGATGGTCGCCGCGCAGGAGGTGCTCATCCCGATCCAGTGCGAGTACTACGCGCTCGAAGGGCTCGGGCAGCTGCTGAGCAACATCGAGCTCGTGCAGCAGCACCTCAACCGCGAACTCCGCGTCTCGACGATCCTGCTCACCATGTACGACGGCCGGACCAAGCTGGCCGACCAGGTGACGAACGAGGTGCGGAACCACTTCGGCGACACCGTCCTCAAGACGGTCATCCCCCGCAGCGTGAAGGTGTCCGAGGCGCCCGGGTACGGCCAGACCGTGCTCGCCTACGACCCCGGTTCGCGCGGCGCGATGAGCTACGTCGACGCGGCCAAGGAGATCGCCGAGCGCGGCGCACAGATGGAGAAGGGTAGTTCGACATGA
- the rsmG gene encoding 16S rRNA (guanine(527)-N(7))-methyltransferase RsmG has product MSLEQAAGAVRAAAGRVFGEHVDQAAGYVELLERHGVERGLIGPREVERLWERHVLNSAVIGEQMPEGARVVDVGSGAGLPGVPLAIARPDLDIVLLEPMARRVDWLAEVAEKLELPITVVRGRAEERPVREQLGGADIVTARAVAPLARLADWCLPLVRPDGFLVALKGASAADEIERDGAAIRKAGGADPLIVECGVSVLEVPSTVVKIRRLPTASKPKARSRKR; this is encoded by the coding sequence GTGAGCTTGGAGCAGGCCGCGGGGGCGGTGCGGGCCGCGGCGGGGCGGGTGTTCGGTGAGCACGTCGACCAAGCGGCTGGGTACGTCGAACTCCTGGAGCGCCACGGGGTCGAGCGGGGGCTGATCGGCCCGCGGGAAGTCGAGCGGCTGTGGGAGCGGCACGTGCTCAACTCGGCGGTGATCGGCGAGCAGATGCCCGAGGGCGCCCGCGTCGTCGACGTCGGGTCCGGCGCGGGGCTTCCGGGTGTACCGCTGGCGATCGCGCGACCGGACCTCGATATCGTTCTGCTCGAACCGATGGCCCGCCGGGTGGACTGGCTGGCCGAGGTGGCCGAGAAGCTGGAACTCCCGATCACCGTCGTCCGTGGACGCGCGGAGGAGCGGCCTGTGCGTGAGCAGCTCGGTGGTGCCGACATCGTCACCGCTCGCGCGGTCGCCCCGCTCGCTCGTCTCGCGGACTGGTGCCTGCCGCTGGTCCGTCCCGATGGCTTCCTGGTCGCCCTCAAGGGCGCCAGCGCGGCGGACGAGATCGAGCGGGACGGTGCCGCCATCCGGAAGGCCGGCGGGGCCGATCCGCTGATCGTCGAGTGCGGTGTGTCAGTGCTCGAGGTCCCCAGCACGGTTGTGAAGATCCGTCGCCTACCGACGGCCAGCAAGCCGAAGGCGCGGAGCAGGAAGCGCTAA
- a CDS encoding protein jag has translation MSETIDTIDADKDDVTPETAAPAEAAETADERKAGGDDILVQEGDIAGDYLERLLDLLDYDGDIDLDVEAGRAIVSIDGGEDLEKLVGPRGTVLEALQELTRLAVQQETGSRSRLMLDIAGWRADRREELKELGRSTAESVLKSGERVRLQPMSPFERKVVHDAVATVSGVTSESEGEDPKRRVVIFPEA, from the coding sequence ATGTCGGAGACGATCGACACGATCGACGCCGATAAGGACGACGTGACCCCGGAGACCGCCGCTCCCGCGGAGGCAGCGGAGACGGCGGACGAGCGGAAGGCGGGCGGTGACGACATCCTCGTCCAGGAGGGTGACATCGCCGGCGACTACCTCGAGCGCCTGCTCGACCTGCTCGACTACGACGGTGACATCGACCTCGACGTGGAAGCCGGCCGCGCGATCGTGAGCATCGACGGCGGCGAGGACCTCGAGAAGCTCGTCGGCCCGCGCGGCACGGTGCTCGAGGCGCTGCAGGAGCTGACCCGCCTGGCGGTCCAGCAGGAGACGGGCTCCCGCAGCCGCCTGATGCTGGACATCGCGGGCTGGCGCGCGGACCGCCGCGAGGAACTGAAGGAGCTCGGCCGTTCGACGGCGGAGTCGGTCCTGAAGAGCGGCGAGCGCGTGCGGCTGCAGCCGATGAGCCCGTTCGAGCGCAAGGTGGTCCACGACGCGGTGGCGACGGTCTCGGGCGTCACGAGCGAGAGCGAGGGCGAGGACCCGAAGCGCCGTGTGGTGATCTTCCCGGAGGCGTGA
- the yidC gene encoding membrane protein insertase YidC, which translates to MLDFIYYPVSFILWCWHKVFGFVFGESTAVAWILGIIFLTFTVRGIMFKPFVNQVRSMKKMQDFAPEMKKIQKKYANDRQRQAAEMQKLQREHGVNPLGSCLPMLLQIPVFIGLNHVLRAFTMPPPGGGPKTENYFFSQHDVESYVNAKLFGVNLGEAVYNGVGVVSGGATNIGWHWSVLPVALPLMIVASIATHLTARHSVARQNAASATPQTAIMNKLTMYIFPLGVLVFGALFPLGLLFYWLANNGWTLMQQRLVYTKIDKEEAARKAEAAEKRSTLGPKPGQKPTAPKVGQKPVQQKKNQPAQTGSQKKVTKAGSAHGFAQTSPAAAAGDGDGTQTPADTSGQNGSKDNGTGVPGLLKDSTRKSGRKRR; encoded by the coding sequence GTGCTCGATTTCATCTACTACCCCGTGTCCTTCATCCTCTGGTGTTGGCACAAGGTCTTCGGGTTCGTCTTCGGGGAATCGACCGCGGTCGCGTGGATCCTCGGCATCATCTTCCTGACGTTCACGGTCCGCGGCATCATGTTCAAGCCGTTCGTGAACCAGGTCCGGTCGATGAAGAAGATGCAGGACTTCGCGCCGGAGATGAAGAAGATCCAGAAGAAGTACGCGAACGACCGGCAGCGTCAGGCCGCGGAGATGCAGAAGCTCCAGCGCGAGCACGGCGTCAACCCGCTGGGCAGCTGCCTGCCGATGCTGCTTCAGATCCCGGTGTTCATCGGCCTGAACCACGTCCTCCGCGCGTTCACCATGCCGCCGCCCGGTGGCGGGCCGAAGACCGAGAACTACTTCTTCAGCCAGCACGACGTCGAGTCCTACGTCAACGCGAAGCTGTTCGGCGTCAACCTCGGTGAGGCCGTCTACAACGGCGTCGGCGTCGTCAGCGGCGGCGCGACGAACATCGGCTGGCACTGGAGCGTGCTCCCGGTGGCGCTGCCGCTGATGATCGTCGCGTCGATCGCCACGCACCTCACCGCGCGGCACTCGGTGGCCCGGCAGAACGCCGCGTCGGCCACCCCGCAGACCGCGATCATGAACAAGCTGACGATGTACATCTTCCCGCTCGGTGTGCTCGTCTTCGGTGCGCTGTTCCCGCTCGGCCTCCTCTTCTACTGGCTGGCGAACAACGGCTGGACCCTGATGCAGCAGCGCCTCGTCTACACGAAGATCGACAAGGAAGAGGCGGCCCGCAAGGCGGAGGCCGCGGAGAAGCGCTCGACGCTCGGGCCGAAGCCGGGCCAGAAGCCGACCGCGCCGAAGGTCGGTCAGAAGCCGGTCCAGCAGAAGAAGAACCAGCCCGCCCAGACCGGCTCCCAGAAGAAGGTCACGAAGGCCGGCTCGGCCCACGGCTTCGCGCAGACTTCTCCGGCGGCCGCCGCCGGCGACGGCGACGGCACCCAGACCCCGGCCGACACGAGCGGCCAGAACGGTTCGAAGGACAACGGTACGGGCGTGCCGGGCCTTCTCAAAGACTCGACCAGGAAGTCGGGCCGGAAGCGCCGCTGA
- the yidD gene encoding membrane protein insertion efficiency factor YidD: MRATPEHDHEHDVAPEPPKPGPVAWVLLLPVKLYRKAISPFLPPACRFYPSCSAYAVEALTRHGAGRGSYLALRRLLRCGPWTPPGRDPVPETFSWRHRRPDTPIEE, from the coding sequence ATGCGAGCCACCCCCGAGCACGACCACGAGCACGATGTAGCGCCCGAGCCCCCGAAGCCCGGCCCCGTCGCCTGGGTCTTGCTGCTTCCCGTCAAGCTCTACCGCAAGGCGATCTCGCCCTTCCTCCCCCCGGCTTGCCGGTTCTACCCGAGCTGCAGCGCGTACGCAGTCGAAGCCCTCACCCGGCACGGTGCCGGTCGCGGCTCCTACCTCGCGCTGCGCCGGCTGCTGCGCTGCGGCCCCTGGACGCCACCCGGCCGCGACCCCGTGCCCGAGACGTTCTCGTGGCGCCACCGACGACCTGATACACCGATCGAGGAGTAG
- the rnpA gene encoding ribonuclease P protein component yields MLPAAARLRRSEDFRVVLRRGSRAGRRRLVVHALTTDPSAAADAVQSTTAPPAARAGFVVSKAVGNSVVRHRVSRRLRHLVSARLGTLPAGTALVVRALPPSSTASSAELGSDLDAALRRLGLLSSRRPAGDVPSPTRPADAAPDHGSAV; encoded by the coding sequence GTGCTGCCGGCTGCCGCACGCCTGCGGCGGAGTGAGGATTTCCGCGTGGTTCTCCGTCGCGGGTCCCGGGCAGGCAGGCGCCGCCTCGTCGTCCACGCGCTGACCACGGACCCGTCCGCGGCCGCCGACGCCGTGCAGTCCACCACTGCACCGCCGGCGGCCAGGGCGGGTTTTGTGGTGAGCAAGGCCGTCGGCAATTCGGTGGTCCGCCACCGCGTCAGCCGCCGGTTGCGTCATCTCGTTTCGGCCAGGCTCGGAACACTGCCCGCCGGTACTGCGTTGGTCGTACGGGCATTGCCGCCGTCGTCGACCGCGTCCAGCGCCGAGCTCGGGTCCGATCTCGATGCTGCGTTGCGTCGGCTGGGGCTTCTGTCGTCGCGCCGTCCGGCCGGGGATGTCCCCAGCCCGACGCGTCCCGCGGACGCGGCCCCCGACCACGGATCAGCGGTGTGA
- the rpmH gene encoding 50S ribosomal protein L34: MSKGKRTFQPNNRRRAKTHGFRLRMRTRAGRAILAARRRKGRAELSA, translated from the coding sequence GTGAGCAAGGGTAAGCGCACCTTCCAGCCGAACAACCGCCGCCGCGCGAAGACCCACGGGTTCCGCCTGCGCATGCGGACCCGCGCCGGCCGGGCCATCCTGGCGGCCCGCCGTCGCAAGGGCCGCGCTGAGCTGTCCGCCTGA
- the dnaA gene encoding chromosomal replication initiator protein DnaA — protein sequence MSDHQHNLGVIWEQVVRELSDGTLSPQQRAWMRVTRPIGLLDGTALLAAPSDFAKEAIERGLRGAITDALSRRLGRAISLAVKVDSAEAVAPSPAPRYAPSPGRVENGASPEPGPPMPGNGAPMMPPPRPAEPAQPMPAQMPTQLPPQMPPPMPAHQAVAPKPDDGDDTDEEVDEEGEALAAVHEIWPTFSGQPIAGQPYTAPAQPQTSKTKLNEKYTFDTFVIGASNRFAHAAAVAVAEAPARAYNPLFIWGESGLGKTHLLHAVGHYAQRLFPGMRVRYVSTEEFTNDFINSLRDDRKVAFQRRYRDIDILLVDDIQFLEGKEGTQEEFFHTFNTLHNANKQIVVSSDRPPKRLETLEDRLRTRFEWGLITDIQPPELETRIAILRKKAAQDRLAVPGEVLEFIASRVEANIRELEGALIRVTAFASLNQQPVDSALAEIVLRDLIPDSHAPEITAPTIMGVTSEFFDVTLDDLCGPGKTKALATARQIAMYLCRELTDMSLPKIGQTFGGRDHTTVMHADKKIRKEMAERRRIYDQVQELTSRIKQRARQ from the coding sequence GTGTCGGATCACCAGCACAATCTGGGTGTCATCTGGGAACAGGTGGTACGCGAACTGTCCGACGGGACCCTGTCCCCGCAGCAGCGCGCCTGGATGCGCGTGACCCGGCCCATCGGCCTCCTCGACGGCACGGCCCTCCTCGCGGCGCCCAGCGACTTCGCCAAGGAAGCGATCGAACGCGGGCTGCGCGGCGCGATCACCGACGCGCTCTCGCGGCGGCTCGGCCGCGCCATCTCCCTCGCGGTGAAGGTCGACAGCGCCGAAGCCGTCGCCCCGTCGCCCGCGCCGCGCTACGCGCCGTCACCCGGTCGAGTGGAAAACGGCGCCAGCCCCGAACCCGGCCCGCCGATGCCGGGCAACGGCGCGCCGATGATGCCGCCGCCGCGCCCCGCCGAACCGGCCCAGCCGATGCCGGCCCAGATGCCGACACAGCTGCCTCCCCAAATGCCGCCGCCGATGCCGGCGCACCAGGCCGTCGCGCCGAAGCCGGACGACGGCGACGACACCGACGAGGAAGTCGACGAAGAGGGCGAGGCGCTCGCCGCGGTCCACGAGATCTGGCCGACGTTCTCCGGCCAGCCGATCGCCGGCCAGCCGTACACCGCGCCGGCGCAGCCGCAGACGTCGAAGACGAAGCTGAACGAGAAGTACACCTTCGACACGTTCGTCATCGGCGCGTCCAACCGCTTCGCGCACGCGGCCGCGGTCGCCGTCGCCGAAGCGCCCGCCCGCGCGTACAACCCGCTCTTCATCTGGGGCGAGTCCGGGCTCGGCAAGACGCACCTGCTGCACGCGGTCGGCCACTACGCGCAACGGCTCTTCCCGGGCATGCGCGTCCGGTACGTCTCGACCGAAGAGTTCACGAACGACTTCATCAACTCGCTGCGCGACGACCGCAAGGTCGCCTTCCAGCGGCGCTACCGCGACATCGACATCCTGCTCGTCGACGACATCCAGTTCCTGGAGGGCAAGGAAGGCACGCAGGAAGAGTTCTTCCACACCTTCAACACCCTCCACAACGCGAACAAGCAGATCGTCGTCAGCTCCGACCGCCCGCCGAAGCGCCTCGAAACGCTGGAGGACAGGCTGCGGACGCGGTTCGAGTGGGGCCTCATCACCGACATCCAGCCGCCCGAGCTCGAGACGCGCATCGCGATCCTCCGCAAGAAGGCGGCGCAGGACAGGCTGGCGGTGCCGGGCGAGGTCCTCGAGTTCATCGCGTCGCGCGTCGAGGCGAACATCCGCGAACTGGAAGGCGCGCTCATCCGCGTCACCGCGTTCGCGTCGCTGAACCAGCAGCCGGTCGACAGCGCGCTCGCCGAGATCGTGCTGCGCGACCTGATCCCCGACTCGCACGCGCCGGAGATCACCGCCCCGACCATCATGGGCGTCACGTCCGAGTTCTTCGACGTCACGCTCGACGACCTGTGCGGCCCCGGCAAGACGAAGGCGCTCGCCACGGCCCGCCAGATCGCGATGTACCTCTGCCGCGAGCTCACCGACATGTCGCTGCCGAAGATCGGGCAGACGTTCGGCGGCCGCGACCACACGACCGTCATGCACGCGGACAAGAAGATCCGCAAGGAGATGGCCGAGCGCCGGCGCATCTACGACCAGGTGCAGGAGCTGACGTCGCGCATCAAGCAGCGCGCCCGCCAGTAG
- the dnaN gene encoding DNA polymerase III subunit beta, producing MKIRVERDGLADAVAWVARSLPSRPPVPVLGGVLLDAGSDGDTDALTVSGFDYEVSATVGVPATIADGGRLLVSGRLLADITKALPAQPVEISVDGARATITCGSARFSLPTMPVEDYPQLPSQPAFAGELAGDAFGQAVTQVVVAAGKDDTLPMLTGMRLEISGSSLTLVATDRFRLAMREFTWQPAEGLADAAVLVPARTLAEAAKTLGASGATIRLALASGEGLLGLSGSGRYTTTRLLDAEFPPYRQLLPASHTSRAVIDVSALTESIKRVSLVAERGTQVRLEFGDNTLRLSAGGDDEGSAEEELQVEYEGEPVTIAFNPGYLVDGLGALHSDRAELTFTTPNRPALIKPADAEGNVVPGYLYLLMPVRLPG from the coding sequence ATGAAGATCCGCGTCGAGCGTGACGGGCTCGCCGACGCCGTCGCGTGGGTGGCCAGAAGCCTCCCCTCCCGGCCGCCGGTGCCGGTGCTGGGCGGAGTCCTGCTCGACGCCGGTTCGGACGGCGACACCGACGCGCTGACGGTCTCCGGCTTCGACTACGAGGTCTCGGCCACGGTCGGGGTCCCGGCGACGATCGCCGACGGCGGCCGCCTCCTCGTGTCCGGGCGCCTGCTCGCCGACATCACCAAGGCGCTGCCCGCGCAGCCGGTCGAGATCTCCGTCGACGGCGCCCGCGCCACCATCACGTGCGGCAGCGCGCGGTTCTCCCTGCCGACCATGCCGGTCGAGGACTACCCGCAGCTGCCGTCCCAGCCCGCCTTCGCAGGCGAGCTCGCCGGCGACGCGTTCGGCCAGGCCGTCACCCAGGTCGTCGTCGCCGCGGGCAAGGACGACACGCTCCCGATGCTCACCGGCATGCGGCTCGAGATCTCCGGCAGCTCGCTGACCCTGGTCGCGACCGACCGCTTCCGGCTCGCCATGCGCGAGTTCACCTGGCAGCCGGCCGAGGGCCTCGCCGACGCCGCGGTGCTCGTCCCGGCGCGCACCCTCGCCGAGGCGGCCAAGACGCTCGGCGCGAGTGGTGCCACGATCCGCCTCGCCCTCGCCAGCGGCGAAGGCCTGCTCGGCCTGTCCGGTTCCGGGCGCTACACGACGACCCGCCTGCTCGACGCGGAGTTCCCGCCGTACCGGCAGCTGCTGCCCGCGTCGCACACCTCGCGCGCGGTCATCGACGTGTCGGCTCTCACCGAGTCCATCAAGCGCGTTTCGCTGGTGGCGGAGCGGGGGACTCAGGTACGACTGGAGTTCGGGGACAACACGCTGCGGTTGTCCGCGGGCGGCGACGACGAGGGCAGCGCCGAAGAGGAGCTGCAGGTCGAGTACGAAGGTGAGCCGGTGACGATCGCGTTCAACCCGGGTTACCTCGTCGACGGCCTCGGCGCGCTCCACAGCGACCGGGCGGAGCTGACGTTCACCACGCCGAACCGCCCCGCGCTCATCAAGCCCGCCGACGCCGAGGGCAACGTCGTCCCCGGCTACCTGTACCTCCTGATGCCGGTCCGCCTGCCGGGCTGA
- the gnd gene encoding phosphogluconate dehydrogenase (NAD(+)-dependent, decarboxylating), which produces MVQLGLIGLGKMGFNMRERLRAAGHEVVGYDRNPDVSDTTSLEDLVSKLDGPRIVWIMVPAGEPTRATVTELGNLLSAGDMVIDGGNSKYTDDKLNADLLAAKSIGYLDCGVSGGVWGKENGYGLMVGGAAADVEKAMPIFDALRPDGPREEGFSHAGDVGAGHYAKMIHNGIEYGMMQAFAEGFELLEAAKVVKDVPAVIKGWQRGTVVRSWLLDLLVRALDEDPELDDLEGYVEDSGEGRWTLEEAINNAVPAPVISAALFARFASRQEHSAAMRAVAALRNQFGGHAVKKAGG; this is translated from the coding sequence ATGGTTCAGCTCGGTCTGATCGGCCTGGGCAAGATGGGCTTCAACATGCGTGAGCGGCTGCGTGCGGCCGGTCACGAGGTGGTCGGCTACGACCGCAACCCGGACGTCAGCGACACGACCTCGCTCGAGGACCTGGTGTCCAAACTGGACGGCCCGCGGATCGTCTGGATCATGGTGCCCGCCGGCGAGCCGACCCGGGCGACCGTCACCGAGCTGGGCAACCTGCTCTCCGCCGGCGACATGGTGATCGACGGTGGCAACTCGAAGTACACCGACGACAAGCTGAACGCCGACCTGCTCGCGGCGAAGAGCATCGGCTACCTCGACTGCGGCGTGTCCGGTGGCGTGTGGGGCAAGGAGAACGGCTACGGCCTGATGGTCGGCGGCGCCGCCGCCGACGTCGAGAAGGCGATGCCGATCTTCGACGCGCTGCGCCCGGACGGCCCGCGTGAAGAAGGCTTCTCGCACGCCGGCGACGTCGGCGCGGGCCACTACGCGAAGATGATCCACAACGGCATCGAGTACGGCATGATGCAGGCCTTCGCGGAGGGCTTCGAGCTGCTCGAGGCCGCGAAGGTCGTCAAGGACGTGCCCGCGGTGATCAAGGGCTGGCAGCGCGGCACCGTCGTCCGGTCGTGGCTGCTCGACCTGCTCGTGCGCGCGCTCGACGAGGACCCGGAGCTGGACGACCTCGAGGGCTACGTCGAGGATTCGGGCGAGGGCCGCTGGACGCTGGAAGAGGCGATCAACAACGCGGTGCCGGCGCCGGTCATCTCGGCGGCGCTGTTCGCGCGGTTCGCTTCGCGGCAGGAGCACTCGGCCGCGATGCGCGCGGTCGCCGCGCTGCGCAACCAGTTCGGCGGGCACGCCGTGAAGAAGGCCGGCGGATAA
- the recF gene encoding DNA replication/repair protein RecF (All proteins in this family for which functions are known are DNA-binding proteins that assist the filamentation of RecA onto DNA for the initiation of recombination or recombinational repair.), with protein sequence MYLRHLQVTDFRSWPQADLALEPGPAVLVGQNGRGKTNLLEAIGYVATLGSHRVATDAPLIRHGCERALVRVAVVNDDRELTVELEITAGRANRARVNRGAVGRPRDVLGILRTVLFSPEDLALVRGDPGERRRFLDELLVLRAPRYAGVRADYEKVLKQRNALLKTAGKRRTGREDPYALSTLEVWDDHLAVAGAELLAARLNLVADLAPYAAAAYMGVAPDSRPAKIAYRSSLGAALPETYGVPDGERAQPEVLKDVLLKALGEARKAELERGISLVGPHRDELELILGQAPAKGYASHGESWSFALALRLGSYELLRAEAGEPVLLLDDVFAELDRKRRARLAEVAASAEQVLVTAAVDEDVPGELAGHRFVVADGEITRG encoded by the coding sequence GTGTATCTGCGACACCTGCAGGTCACCGACTTCCGCTCCTGGCCGCAGGCCGATCTCGCGCTCGAACCGGGGCCGGCCGTGCTGGTCGGCCAGAACGGCCGCGGCAAGACCAACTTGCTGGAGGCGATCGGGTACGTCGCGACGCTGGGTTCGCACCGAGTCGCGACGGACGCGCCGCTGATCCGGCACGGCTGCGAGCGTGCGCTGGTGCGGGTCGCGGTGGTCAACGACGACCGCGAGCTGACCGTCGAGCTGGAGATCACCGCGGGCCGGGCGAACCGCGCCCGGGTCAACCGCGGTGCGGTCGGCCGTCCGCGTGACGTGCTCGGGATCCTGCGCACGGTGCTGTTCTCCCCGGAGGACCTCGCGCTCGTGCGGGGCGACCCCGGCGAGCGAAGACGGTTCCTCGACGAGCTCCTGGTGCTGCGCGCGCCGCGGTACGCCGGGGTTCGGGCGGACTACGAGAAGGTGCTGAAGCAGCGGAACGCCCTGCTCAAGACGGCCGGGAAACGGCGTACGGGCCGCGAAGACCCGTACGCGCTGTCGACGCTCGAGGTCTGGGACGACCACCTGGCAGTGGCCGGCGCGGAGCTGCTGGCCGCGCGCCTGAACCTCGTCGCCGACCTCGCGCCGTACGCGGCCGCGGCGTACATGGGGGTCGCGCCGGACTCGCGGCCGGCGAAGATCGCCTACCGGTCGTCGCTGGGCGCGGCCCTGCCGGAGACGTACGGCGTACCGGATGGCGAACGGGCGCAACCCGAGGTCCTCAAGGACGTCCTGCTGAAGGCGCTGGGTGAAGCCCGCAAGGCGGAGCTCGAGCGCGGCATCAGCCTGGTCGGCCCGCACCGGGACGAGCTGGAGCTGATCCTGGGCCAGGCGCCGGCCAAGGGGTACGCGAGCCACGGCGAGTCGTGGTCGTTCGCCCTCGCGCTCCGGCTCGGCAGCTACGAGCTGCTGCGGGCGGAGGCGGGCGAGCCGGTGCTGCTGCTCGACGACGTGTTCGCCGAGCTGGACCGCAAGCGCCGGGCCCGGCTGGCCGAGGTGGCCGCGAGCGCCGAACAGGTGCTGGTGACCGCCGCGGTCGACGAAGACGTGCCCGGCGAGCTGGCCGGGCACCGGTTCGTGGTGGCGGACGGTGAGATCACGCGTGGCTGA
- a CDS encoding DciA family protein, whose amino-acid sequence MTGRDLAHAALEAAKAKAKERGVPPGRRRTAVGGGQNPRRRRWSGPGADPRDPQPLGRLVSRLVSDRGWNESVTSARVFAQWARLVGEDVAEHAQPVALKDGELTVRASSTAWATQLRLLQGKLLAKIAAGVGNGVVKRMRIQGPTAPSWRKGPRHVPGRGPRDTYG is encoded by the coding sequence CTGACCGGGCGCGACCTGGCGCACGCCGCCCTCGAGGCCGCGAAGGCCAAGGCGAAGGAGCGGGGCGTGCCGCCCGGGCGCCGTCGTACCGCGGTCGGCGGGGGGCAGAACCCCCGGCGTCGCCGCTGGTCGGGGCCGGGTGCGGACCCGCGCGACCCGCAGCCGCTCGGCCGCCTCGTCTCGCGGCTGGTCAGCGACCGCGGGTGGAACGAGAGCGTCACGAGCGCCCGCGTCTTCGCGCAGTGGGCGCGGCTGGTCGGCGAAGACGTCGCCGAGCACGCGCAGCCGGTCGCGCTGAAGGACGGCGAGCTCACCGTCCGCGCCAGCTCCACGGCGTGGGCGACCCAGCTGCGGTTGCTGCAGGGAAAGCTGCTGGCCAAGATCGCGGCGGGGGTCGGCAACGGCGTCGTCAAGCGGATGCGGATCCAGGGCCCGACCGCCCCGAGCTGGCGGAAAGGACCCCGGCACGTGCCGGGCCGCGGCCCGCGTGACACGTACGGCTGA